Part of the Nicotiana tabacum cultivar K326 chromosome 20, ASM71507v2, whole genome shotgun sequence genome, AATATTGAAGGGGTCTTTTCAGATAAagggaaaaaaagggaaaagaatgtTATACATAAGGTAAAATGAAACAGATAATTTTCAGTCCGAAGAAGCAATTGATGCAAGATCTACGTTTGTGCAATATCTCCAGATAAAACTCGGACATCCACTGAAATGCATAGTCCCTCATCAGCTAGCTAACTCATAAAATCTCAATCAAAGTAATCATACGCGAGCACTTCCATTTCCAAGCGTGAGTTCCAGATCATCGAATCCTACATCGTGAATCCTTTCCCCTTCCCATGCTTTGACTGACACATTTTCAAAGTCAAATTCTATGCTCTTACCCTTCTCCGTGATTATATCATAAGAACGAAGTGGCTGAGACACAGGTTTTACAAGATTAAAAGTTGGAGAAGTTGGAACATTGGTCGCATACTTTTGAAAATTGATCCATTGGCCTGAATCAATGGTGGATGTGTCGGATTCGTCACACTCAGGTATAGTGGGAGGAGTAAAACGCCGACCCCGAGTTGGGCTTGCTGGGGCCGAAGCAGCAAAGAAAGGGATGTTTAAAGCAGACATTGATTCTTTGGCCAAAGTCTCCAAATTGAATGTTTGCTTAGGATGCCTAGTTGGTGATGAAAGAGGTGGCGTTACAGGGGCACTGTTTGATATTCGTAATGGAGGAAGTGATGAAGGAATGACATTATGAAGAAATGCAAATGGGTATGATGACATGTTAGCATCAGCACGGGATGGACTGGGGAAAGAAGAGGAGGTTAGACTCGGCTGATAAGATGGGATTGGGCTAGCAAAGTATGATGATTGGGGACTTGGATTCCATGAAGAACTTAGCGTGATGTTTGCTGAAGTGCCTCCGATCTCCATTGGGGTTGGCTTGCACCCCTGAATCACATAATAGTAGAAAGAAAGTCAGTATCAACTTTTTTGCTTATGTTCAAGTTTGAGAACCTGGGCCTAACAGTTAAGATAGATAAAACCAGAAAGCAATCAATACAAAATTTTAATGAAATTTGAGTATCAGAGAGCAAACTTGCAGGATAGCATGGCAAGACAGGAAATGACTACAACGCTCTACCCAACGGGGAGATGCTAATAACCTAGCAGCGATTGAGTTCCCCCTCAAGCATTGCTTGTTTAAGTTCTAAACCCCAAACCACACAGTTCAGATAGATAGATCAGAAGGCATTAATATGAAAGTTCTCATGACATTTGAGTTCCAGAGAGAAAATTTGCAGGATAGCATGGCAATTGAGCTAATAAAAGAAACCTCAATAGAATACAAATTGGAACCTGGAAAACATTCACTACAGAAGAAAGCACCAATGGCAGAATCATCAAACTCCACCCCCATAAGCTCCAAATAAAGGGACCCTACTTTTCACTACCAAATTAACAACAATTGAATTCAAAAGGTCAAgtcttttcccctaaaattcctTCAATTTTCTGACAACTTATGCACTGGATCACTCTAATATCTCAAAATAGCTAATGCACAAGAACATTAACAGATAAAACAAAGAATGCAGCAAATCCAACAGACTAGTAAGTGAAAGATTGATACTCTTATATGCTAAAATGCATATAAGACCAAACAAATGCTACAACAGAAGTTCATACAGAACGAAAAGACAATAGTTACTCCAACCCAGTTCCCAGATCATCCTGAAACAATTATAAATCCATTGAAATCAGTGCTTAAAAAAAGCAAACTTGATCCAAATAGAGCAAAACCCATTTGCCTAACCTTTAGATCTAAGCAAATCCAAGAACAACCCATTAATGGGTTCACCCTAGAAAAAAACCTAAGAATGAAGTAAAATAATTATAACCAGACatacaaatcaattaatcaatccCAAATCAGTTGGGTCGACTCTATAAATCATCTTTAATCATACTGTTTAATTCAGTTCCAAACTTATTAGGATCagttatatgaatcctcactaacTATTCCACTCGAAATTCACTAAATAAGTACACAAATTAAATTCACACTCATAAAGTTCAAATCTTAAATCGGCCAGACaaaatggatagtaaattgaagaaacaaaaagaaaaagttaacCTTGGGATAAGTGGTACCATCAGGTTCAACAATCCAACCAGCTTCAGCACAAAGAGCTTTAAGAACTTCATTATTATCACAGTTTTTAGGAAGATTATAATTCCCTTGAGCTCTTAAGCCTGTATAAATCTTGGCAGCCAttgctcttcttcttctctctcttctcctgttattttctctctctctccacgAAGGCTTCCTCCTCCCACAATTACTACCACTTTCCGATAGACCAACTCCGGCACCACCACTTCCACCACCGCTACCGGCTGCGGAGGAAGAAGCTG contains:
- the LOC107786459 gene encoding protein BZR1 homolog 1, translating into MMWEAGGGSTASSSAAGSGGGSGGAGVGLSESGSNCGRRKPSWRERENNRRRERRRRAMAAKIYTGLRAQGNYNLPKNCDNNEVLKALCAEAGWIVEPDGTTYPKGCKPTPMEIGGTSANITLSSSWNPSPQSSYFASPIPSYQPSLTSSSFPSPSRADANMSSYPFAFLHNVIPSSLPPLRISNSAPVTPPLSSPTRHPKQTFNLETLAKESMSALNIPFFAASAPASPTRGRRFTPPTIPECDESDTSTIDSGQWINFQKYATNVPTSPTFNLVKPVSQPLRSYDIITEKGKSIEFDFENVSVKAWEGERIHDVGFDDLELTLGNGSARV